In Leptospira ellinghausenii, the genomic stretch CATTCAGAATTCGAAAGAAGATGTTCAACTCGATTTTTCGGAGATCACTATGTCCTTGGATAGTGCAACGATTGGTGAATTGATGAAATACCATGCCGCACTTGAATCTCAAAATCTTCAGTTAAAACTCTCGGGAGTCAATAAATTGATTCGAACAGTCTTCCGGCTCAACAAACTCGATACAATTTTACATTTAATCGATTAATCTACGGGAACGTACGAATTGAACCGAACATTTCTTCTTTAGTCGAATACTAACTTGTAAGGGTATGAAATTTGATTCCGTCATACTCGTTATGAAGCGAACATTTTTCCTATTTCTGATTTCCATTCTGCTCTTTTACAGTTGCGAAAAAAAAGAACCAACCTCTTATCTATGGCTCTTGGCACTTCTAGGATCAAACTCATTTCAAAATTCAAATTCAATTCCTGAAACGCCAATTCCCATCCAAGATCCAACAGTTCCCACAACAATCCACCTTACCATACTTGATCCATCTTCCACAGGCGAATTTTGTCCGATGTATGGTGGATTATTTATCCAATACAAAAAAGGAGATCTTAAAACTTGTGCTTCTAATGAATTGAATGCAAATTGTGTTACGTTTTTATACAATGAAGATGGTTCCATCAAAACCACTGATCCTAGAAGTTTTGTTGGTCTCTCAATGGTAGAAGATAGAGAAA encodes the following:
- a CDS encoding STAS domain-containing protein codes for the protein MKNSFKFFNTEKKERTLAVVIQIKNEDISFDGLSGFRERIMSTIQNSKEDVQLDFSEITMSLDSATIGELMKYHAALESQNLQLKLSGVNKLIRTVFRLNKLDTILHLID